The genomic DNA GGCCTCGGCGTGGGCATCGGCAATGACCCGGCGGGCGCCGCTGATCGTCCGCCGTGTCGAAGTGAGATTGTCGCTCGTAACGATCGCGATCGTCTCCGCTGCGGCATCTGACGCGAAGCCGAATAACAGAAGACCGAAACCGCAGAGCACCTGTCGCAGCGCGGGTTTCATACTGCCGGTACGATGCCTCACATGATATCCTGCTGGGAGTCAGCCCGTTACCGAATGGTCCCGCTGGCCGTACCTGTCCCATGCAATTCTTTCACAATGTATCGGGAATCACCTCCAAATCTTGATCTCCCCCGGCCGGCCGTGCCCAATTTGCCGCCTTTAACCCGTCAAGAAAACGTGGACCGGACCGATAACACGGGTAAGTGGATATTCGCGACAAGTACGGTAGTAAGGGAACGTCGCGTGAAAGCTTTCACGAGAAAAATTGAGTTGTTCATGAAACACAGAGCTGGGGCATTTCGCTGTACGGCACGTGTTCTCATCGGGGTCACGACTTGGCTGTCTATACTGGCCGTTTCCGGATTCGCCGGCGTTACCGGCAAGATATCGGGCGTGGTGAACGACGCTGATAGCGGTGACCCGCTGATCGGCGCAACCGTCCGCGTCGAAAGCACTAACCTGATCACCACGACCGACGAAGATGGTGAGTACTTCATCATCGGCGTCCCGGTCGGCAAGTACGACGTGTCCGTCAGTCACGTCGGATTCGAGGCGATCGCAAAGAAGGGCGTTCGGGTCCTGCTTGACCTGACCACTCCGGTTGACTTTGATCTGGTCCAGATGGCCATCCAGCTCAACCAGGAAGTCGTGGTGATGGCCGGAGAACCCATCATTAAGCGGGACCTGACCGAATCAAAAGTCATCTTTACCGCCGACCGCCTCCGTAACCTGCCCAACATCATCAGCGTTCAGGCGGTGCTGAACAATTATCCCGGCGTCGTTATCGACGGCGCTAACCAGCTGCATGTACGCGGCGGCCGCTCCGGGCAGGTGACGTATTACTATGACGGCTTCTCGGTTGAAGACCCGTTCGTGCTCAACACCGGCATCCGTATCATGCCCAGCGCTCTCGAAGAACTGTCGCTCACCTCGGGTGGCTTCACCGCCGAGTATGGCGACGCCTTGTCGGGCGTGGTCAGCGCCGTTACCCGAGAGGGTACCCAGCAGTACCACGGATCATTCCGCACCTACGAAGAATTCACCCATCCCTATCTTTTAAATGAAGCGGACTGGGGCACGCTGGACAACCGCGGTGATCGGGCGCTCGCCTTCGACCTCTCCGGCCCGATTCCCGGTCTCGATCCCCGGCGCTACAGCTTCTTCGGCGCCGGTGAGTATCTGCGCCAGACCGGCTCGCTGCCGCACAACTGGGCTACCGGCTACACCGGAATCGCCAAGCTTGCCGTCCGACCGACCAACAGACTCAAGCTCAAATCGACCGTGACATACTATGAGTCCGACGGCGCCGTGTATGATCACCGCGACGTCAACGGCGTGTCGTTTGATTTCAATCTCGACGGACTTCCGCTGTTTGAAAAGAAGGCGTATTTGGCCGGACTCTCCGGCACGTACTCCTGGTCCGAAAACGTCATCTTCTCCGCGCACTTCAATCACTTCATGACGCGGACGTATTCCGCCCCGCAGCATTTGATGGGAGTACACTGGCGTGACTGGCCGGGATACTCAGAGGACTCGCTTGGCGATTACAACGGAACGGTCCATACCGACAACTACAGCAACAGCATGAGCACGTCCAACCCGTACGAACTGGTCGGGTTTGCGATGGGCGACCGGTTTGACCCGACCTATCGCTATCGCGAGACCAAATACAACTCGGCCAGTTTCAATGTGGTCAGCCAGCTCGACAAGGTTCACCAGGTCAAGGCGGGACTCGAGTACCGGCGATACGACGTCTTCTGGGATTTCAAACAGTTCTATAATGTCAACCCCTATGGGGAAACCTACGCCAGTAAACCGACCTATGCGTCGTTCTTCGTTCAGGACAAAATCGAATACCGAGACTTCGTGGTGAACCTCGGCGTGCGCTTCGATTATAACAATTCCGACATCTCGTACAATTCGACCCCCGAAGACACGGTCGCGAAGTGGGTCAAGGCGTCCTCGAAATCCCGCTGGTCGCCCCGTATCGGCGTCAGTTTCCCGATCTCCGAGAAGTCGGTCATGCACTTCAACTACGGTGTCTATTACCAGTCGCCGCGGTTCACATACCTGTACACCAACCTGCAGGGGGATATCTCGTCCGGCCTGCCGCTTCTGGGTAATCCGGAACTGGAACCCGAAGAGACTATCTCCTACGAGCTCGGTCTGGACCACCTGATCGGCGAGGACCTGCGCGTCGATATTACCGCTTACTTCAAGGATATCCAGAATCTCGTGACGACGCGCGAGCTGCAGGCGCTCGACAACCTGACCGTCACCAAGTTTGAAAACGAGGATTATGGATCGGTGAAGGGACTCGATGTCGCGCTCGAATACCTGCCCGGTGAAAACCTGGTGTCCGGTTCCGTCTCCTACGGTTACATGATCGCGACCGGCATCGGATCCGACGCGCTCGAGCCGTACTACACCTATATCACCGACACGCGCGATACGTTGCCGCCGCTCAAGGAATACGCCCTCGACTTCGACCAGCGCCACACCGTCACTGCCGTGGTCGACTTCCGCGTACCTCGTCGGTACAAATCGAAACTCCTCGGCGTGAGTGTCCCCGACGCGTGGGGCGTGAACATGGTCGGCTATTATGGATCCGGCCTGCCGTACACCAAGACCGATGCCAACGGCAATCGGCTCAACGAGCGCAACGACAGCCGCCTGCCTGCCAACTACCGTGTCGATATGCGCCTCAACAAAGATTTCTATATCGGGAAGGGTGATAACTTCCTGACGCTCTTTATAGAGGTGGACAACCTGTTC from Candidatus Zixiibacteriota bacterium includes the following:
- a CDS encoding TonB-dependent receptor translates to MKHRAGAFRCTARVLIGVTTWLSILAVSGFAGVTGKISGVVNDADSGDPLIGATVRVESTNLITTTDEDGEYFIIGVPVGKYDVSVSHVGFEAIAKKGVRVLLDLTTPVDFDLVQMAIQLNQEVVVMAGEPIIKRDLTESKVIFTADRLRNLPNIISVQAVLNNYPGVVIDGANQLHVRGGRSGQVTYYYDGFSVEDPFVLNTGIRIMPSALEELSLTSGGFTAEYGDALSGVVSAVTREGTQQYHGSFRTYEEFTHPYLLNEADWGTLDNRGDRALAFDLSGPIPGLDPRRYSFFGAGEYLRQTGSLPHNWATGYTGIAKLAVRPTNRLKLKSTVTYYESDGAVYDHRDVNGVSFDFNLDGLPLFEKKAYLAGLSGTYSWSENVIFSAHFNHFMTRTYSAPQHLMGVHWRDWPGYSEDSLGDYNGTVHTDNYSNSMSTSNPYELVGFAMGDRFDPTYRYRETKYNSASFNVVSQLDKVHQVKAGLEYRRYDVFWDFKQFYNVNPYGETYASKPTYASFFVQDKIEYRDFVVNLGVRFDYNNSDISYNSTPEDTVAKWVKASSKSRWSPRIGVSFPISEKSVMHFNYGVYYQSPRFTYLYTNLQGDISSGLPLLGNPELEPEETISYELGLDHLIGEDLRVDITAYFKDIQNLVTTRELQALDNLTVTKFENEDYGSVKGLDVALEYLPGENLVSGSVSYGYMIATGIGSDALEPYYTYITDTRDTLPPLKEYALDFDQRHTVTAVVDFRVPRRYKSKLLGVSVPDAWGVNMVGYYGSGLPYTKTDANGNRLNERNDSRLPANYRVDMRLNKDFYIGKGDNFLTLFIEVDNLFNRRNVLNVYSSTGRPDYDSYTPQGGLALDSEQLAALDRLYDHNPLNFSLPRTIRIGTEFNF